One segment of Coffea arabica cultivar ET-39 chromosome 7c, Coffea Arabica ET-39 HiFi, whole genome shotgun sequence DNA contains the following:
- the LOC113698915 gene encoding transcription factor CYCLOIDEA-like has translation MFSSGSEITHFAQLSPYLCPPSSTTSSSTSSTLGLNGNNEAFLLLHHQDLLSHYLAVAPMIETANTMTAPTSTKKTTTASTTNPQISSATPLHTRYRRKQPAKRDRHSKICTAQGPRDRRVRLSMDIARKFFGLQDLLGYDKASQTLDWLLTKSKAAIKELLDMKDTDHDANARCLCFWSEAGNVVAAGTNTKEDESKKTASKRKRKKTNQAKNPKMVALSKLVKESRAKARARARERTREKISLRKLSIDQKSPDLIPLSPDHTKPAAWSQIGTCKTKDSSMLGTISSLKLNASIQEDDGFFCFNPRAGAIGSEEISQDSPRIIRKPKPSSILGFQRNLILSKEASPNFDSWSLVTNGNWGISSSMTSSSLCAVTNTSSTKVLQICGKPSEDKSNNNQVPCGRQIHRSTF, from the exons atgttcTCTTCTGGCAGTGAGATTACACATTTTGCACAGCTTTCACCATACCTGTGCCCTCCCTcctccaccacctcctcctctaCTTCCAGTACCCTGGGCCTCAATGGCAATAATGaagcatttcttcttcttcatcaccaGGATCTGCTCTCTCATTACCTTGCTGTAGCGCCCATGATCGAAACTGCCAACACGATGACGGCTCCCACTTCAACCAAGAAGACAACTACTGCATCGACCACCAACCCACAAATATCTAGTGCTACTCCTCTCCACACACGTTATAGAAGGAAGCAACCGGCGAAAAGGGATCGGCACAGCAAGATTTGTACAGCCCAAGGTCCAAGGGATAGGAGAGTTAGGCTGTCCATGGACATTGCACGAAAGTTTTTCGGTCTTCAAGACTTGCTAGGCTATGATAAAGCAAGCCAAACTCTAGATTGGCTGCTCACCAAGTCAAAAGCTGCCATTAAGGAACTACTAGACATGAAGGATACTGATCATGATGCAAATGCAAGGTGTCTATGCTTTTGGTCTGAAGCAGGCAATGTTGTGGCTGCAGGAACAAACACTAAAGAAGATGAATCAAAGAAGACAGCTTccaagaggaagagaaagaagaCTAATCAAGCCAAAAATCCAAAGATGGTTGCATTAAGTAAACTTGTAAAAGAGTCTAGGGCAAAGGCGAGAGCAAGAGCTagggaaagaacaagagaaaaaatTTCCCTGAGGAAGCTGAGTATTGACCAGAAGTCACCTGATCTAATCCCCCTCAGTCCAGACCATACAAAGCCTGCAGCCTGGAGCCAAATTGGCACTTGCAAAACTAAAGACTCCAGCATGCTTGGTACGATCTCCTCCTTGAAGTTGAATGCAAGTATCCAAGAGGATGatggatttttctgttttaatccTCGAGCCGGCGCAATAGGCTCGGAAGAAATATCTCAAGACTCCCCGAGGATCATAAGAAAGCCGAAGCCTTCTTCGATCCTAGGTTTTCAGAGAAACCTCATTCTCTCCAAAGAAGCAAGTCCAAATTTCGACAGCTGGTCACTTGTTACGAATGGAAATTGGGGCATTAGTAGCAGCATGACATCTTCTAGCTTATGTGCTGTTACCAACACGAGTTCAACAAAAG TACTTCAAATTTGCGGGAAGCCTTCCGAGGACAAAAGCAACAACAATCAAGTTCCATGTGGCAGGCAGATTCATAGATCCAC ATTTTGA
- the LOC113700124 gene encoding small polypeptide DEVIL 4-like produces the protein MDAKISKAAAGGSKKKWSNTRRRLGRFLKEQRGRLYIVRRCVVMLLCWHD, from the coding sequence ATGGATGCCAAGATCAGCAAAGCAGCCGCTGGAGGATCTAAGAAGAAGTGGTCAAACACTCGCAGAAGACTTGGAAGATTTCTCAAAGAACAGAGAGGGAGGCTTTACATAGTGAGAAGATGCGTTGTCATGCTTCTATGCTGGCATGACTGA